ATCACAAACCCGGTACATCGTTGGCCAGGACCGGGCTAAGCTGTCACAGAGTATGGTTGTCATTCGCATGCATCCGCCTCCAACCCATCCACAGATGGAGGGATGAGGGCGGACACAGGCGGTGGCGGACATGCCACCCCACCAAGTTCCACACATGTTCCACCACGGAACTCACCTCGAGTTCTGAAACAAGTTCAGTTGTACTGAGAAGTACGTTGCGAAAGGCGGCACCCTTCAGTGAAGTTCAGAGTTGAGCGGGATGTCCTGGCAGAGGCCGTCACGTGGACAGCACGATCCCTGTCCCCGCGCCCGCCGGTTCCTGTCCTTTCGGGGCTGCTTATCAAAGCCGAAAACGGTTCCTTGAGCCTGGCCAGTTTCGATTACGAAATCTCGGCCCGGTTGCAGATTCCTGCCGATGTCAGCGAAGAAGGCACCATCCTGGTCTCCGGCCGCCTCCTTGCGGAGATCTGTCGCAGCCTGCCATCCGCCCCGGTGGAGGTCGAGACCGACGGCGCAAAGGTGACGCTGACCTGCCGCAACAGCCGCTTCAACCTGGCCACCATGCCCGAGGCGGAATATCCGGAACTTCCCGCGCTTCCCGAAGTCAGCGGCGTAGTCGACGGCGATGCCTTCGCGCAGGCTGTTTCCCAGGTCATCATCGCCGCGAGCCGGGATGACACGCTGCCCATCCTGACCGGTGTCCGGATGGAAATTGAAGACGATCTCATTACGTTCCTGGCAACTGACCGTTACCGGCTGGCCCTGCGTGAACTGGCCTGGAAGCCTACGGTTCCGGGCATCTCCACCAGTGCGCTGGTCAAGGCCAAAACCCTCAACGAAGTTGCCAAGACACTTGGCAGCGCCGGCGACCTGAACATCGCGTTGTCCGAGGACAGCGAACTGATCGGCTTTGAAAGCGGAGGCCGGCGGACCACGTCGCTTCTGGTTGACGGCGACTACCCCAAGATCCGGTCGCTTTTCCCGGAAAACACCCCCATCCACGCCACCGTGGAAACACATGCCCTGGTTGAGGCGGTCCGCCGCGTATCCCTGGTTGCCGAGCGCAATACCCCGGTGCGTCTGGCCTTCACCGACGGCCAGCTGACACTCGACGCCGGCACCGGCGAGGATGCGCAGGCCTCCGAAGCGCTTGAGGCCGCACTTGTCGGCGACGACATCACTGTTGCCTTCAACCCGCACTACCTGAGCGAAGGCCTTGGTGCCTTCCCCAGCAAATACGTCCGCTTTTCCTTCACCACACCTCCCAAACCGGCGGTCATTTCGGCCCAGGAAGAGCTCACCGGCGAGGACCAGGCCGACTACCGGTACCTGTTGATGCCGGTGCGGCTTCCCAACCAGTAAGGCCTCGGTCACCGGATCCGCTGCCCGGGAGCCCAATCAGAGGAGCAGAAATGCACATCGGCCTCATCGGACTCGGGAAAATGGGTTACGGAATGCGTGCAAGACTGCGCCGTAACAATGTGGATGTA
This Arthrobacter sp. zg-Y20 DNA region includes the following protein-coding sequences:
- the dnaN gene encoding DNA polymerase III subunit beta, translated to MKFRVERDVLAEAVTWTARSLSPRPPVPVLSGLLIKAENGSLSLASFDYEISARLQIPADVSEEGTILVSGRLLAEICRSLPSAPVEVETDGAKVTLTCRNSRFNLATMPEAEYPELPALPEVSGVVDGDAFAQAVSQVIIAASRDDTLPILTGVRMEIEDDLITFLATDRYRLALRELAWKPTVPGISTSALVKAKTLNEVAKTLGSAGDLNIALSEDSELIGFESGGRRTTSLLVDGDYPKIRSLFPENTPIHATVETHALVEAVRRVSLVAERNTPVRLAFTDGQLTLDAGTGEDAQASEALEAALVGDDITVAFNPHYLSEGLGAFPSKYVRFSFTTPPKPAVISAQEELTGEDQADYRYLLMPVRLPNQ